The Microbacterium horticulturae genome has a window encoding:
- a CDS encoding anthranilate synthase component II, with translation MTGLLVVDNHDSFVHILIDHLMVLGADIDLVEADALDPNLALDGYDGVLISPGPGTPGDAGASIPLVHEAERRGMPLLGVCLGHQVIAEAFGGVVGGAPELMHGMVSEIEHDGTGLYDGMPQPFAAGRYHSLAVTQVPAVVRVTARTVDGTVMGLRHRTAPIEGVQFHPESVLTDHGRTLLRNWVEQVD, from the coding sequence GTGACCGGCCTGCTCGTGGTCGACAACCACGACAGCTTCGTGCACATCCTGATCGACCACCTCATGGTGCTCGGCGCCGACATCGACCTCGTTGAGGCAGATGCGCTCGACCCGAACCTCGCGCTGGACGGCTATGACGGCGTGCTCATCTCTCCTGGGCCGGGCACGCCCGGCGACGCCGGGGCATCCATCCCCCTCGTGCACGAGGCGGAGCGGAGAGGGATGCCGCTGCTCGGCGTGTGCCTGGGACACCAGGTCATCGCCGAGGCCTTCGGCGGGGTCGTGGGCGGGGCACCCGAACTCATGCACGGGATGGTGTCTGAGATCGAGCATGACGGCACAGGACTCTATGACGGGATGCCGCAGCCCTTCGCCGCCGGTCGGTACCACTCACTGGCGGTCACCCAGGTGCCCGCGGTGGTGCGGGTGACGGCGCGCACGGTCGACGGCACCGTCATGGGTCTGCGCCATCGGACGGCGCCGATCGAGGGCGTGCAGTTCCATCCGGAGAGCGTGCTGACCGACCACGGCCGCACGCTGCTGCGCAACTGGGTCGAGCAGGTCGACTGA
- the pknB gene encoding Stk1 family PASTA domain-containing Ser/Thr kinase produces MESDVAAESRVLSGRYRVDEPIGHGGMASVFRGYDLTLGRPVAIKILDAELSRDSAFRTRFRLEAQAASRMSSPAIVRVYDAGEDTEVDDRGTARAVPYIIMELVHGRLLKDVIAEGPVPIPDAVRYVDGILEALEYSHRAGVVHRDIKPGNVMITDAGQVKVMDFGIARAVSDSSSTVAETTTILGTAAYFSPEQAKGDVVDARTDLYSTGVVLYELLTGRQPFRGDTPVAVAYQHVSEAPVPPSEIVDTVPRALDAVVLQALAKDPFQRFPDAAAFRETLDATVDGKEPSRREVDTLSNTLYGPDPRQAAETARALRQLSTDPTMKRTQAGPPAAWIWGGVAILAVLLISVLVWVFTLRPLNIVPSGSRIVPTVAGMTYENAEQALNKEDLVAKRVDKPSETVDDGTVISTDPDEGISVQKDSQVTVYVSTGPELTTVPKLEGLSLPDAEQALDDAGLTLGQVRSEDDPATEKDVVLSASADEKSKVSKDTAIDLVVATGTVTVINFDQEGYTLEDAQNALTELKLTVTVQDDPSCAASDPRTVKTQNPIGEVPIHSEVTLVSCSGAAETDDTGDDGQ; encoded by the coding sequence ATGGAGAGTGATGTGGCAGCCGAGTCGCGCGTGCTTTCCGGACGCTACCGCGTCGACGAGCCCATCGGGCACGGCGGCATGGCATCGGTGTTCCGGGGTTACGACCTCACCCTCGGCCGTCCGGTCGCGATAAAGATCCTCGACGCCGAGCTGAGCCGCGACAGCGCGTTCCGGACCCGCTTCCGCCTCGAGGCTCAGGCCGCATCACGCATGTCGTCTCCGGCGATCGTGCGGGTGTACGACGCGGGCGAAGACACCGAGGTGGATGACCGCGGCACCGCACGGGCGGTTCCGTACATCATCATGGAGCTCGTGCACGGCCGGCTGCTGAAGGACGTCATCGCCGAGGGACCCGTGCCGATTCCCGATGCGGTCCGCTATGTCGACGGTATCCTCGAGGCGCTCGAGTACTCGCACCGGGCCGGCGTCGTGCACCGCGACATCAAGCCCGGCAACGTGATGATCACGGACGCGGGCCAGGTCAAGGTCATGGACTTCGGCATCGCCCGCGCGGTCTCCGACTCGTCCTCGACAGTCGCCGAGACCACCACGATCCTGGGCACCGCGGCCTACTTCTCACCCGAGCAGGCCAAGGGCGATGTGGTGGATGCCCGCACCGACCTGTACTCGACGGGTGTGGTGCTCTACGAGCTGCTGACCGGACGCCAGCCGTTCCGCGGCGACACGCCCGTGGCCGTCGCCTACCAGCACGTCAGCGAAGCACCCGTCCCGCCCTCCGAGATCGTCGACACGGTGCCGCGCGCACTGGACGCGGTCGTGCTGCAGGCCCTGGCGAAGGACCCCTTCCAGCGCTTTCCCGATGCGGCGGCGTTCCGTGAGACGCTCGATGCCACCGTCGACGGCAAAGAGCCCTCACGCCGCGAGGTCGACACGCTGTCGAACACGCTGTATGGTCCCGATCCCCGTCAGGCCGCCGAGACGGCCCGTGCCCTGCGTCAGCTGAGCACCGATCCGACGATGAAGCGCACGCAGGCGGGTCCGCCGGCCGCGTGGATCTGGGGCGGCGTCGCCATCCTCGCGGTGCTGCTGATCTCCGTCCTCGTCTGGGTGTTCACGCTCCGCCCGCTGAACATCGTGCCCAGCGGGTCGCGCATCGTGCCCACGGTGGCCGGAATGACCTACGAGAACGCCGAGCAGGCGCTCAACAAAGAAGACCTGGTCGCGAAGCGCGTCGACAAGCCCAGCGAGACCGTCGATGACGGAACGGTGATCAGCACCGACCCCGATGAGGGCATCTCGGTGCAGAAGGACTCGCAGGTCACGGTGTACGTGTCGACCGGACCCGAGTTGACGACCGTTCCGAAGCTGGAGGGGCTCTCGCTGCCCGATGCCGAGCAGGCCCTTGACGACGCGGGTCTCACCCTCGGTCAGGTGCGCAGCGAAGACGACCCCGCCACCGAGAAGGACGTCGTCCTCAGCGCGTCTGCGGATGAGAAGAGCAAGGTATCGAAAGACACCGCGATCGACCTCGTCGTGGCTACCGGAACCGTGACGGTCATCAATTTCGACCAGGAGGGCTACACGCTCGAGGACGCGCAGAACGCGCTCACAGAGCTCAAGCTCACCGTCACCGTGCAGGACGATCCGAGTTGTGCGGCCAGCGATCCGCGGACTGTCAAGACGCAGAACCCGATCGGCGAGGTGCCGATCCACTCCGAGGTGACCCTGGTCTCGTGCTCGGGCGCCGCGGAGACGGACGACACCGGCGACGACGGGCAGTAG
- a CDS encoding serine/threonine-protein kinase yields MRPTQGVTFGGRYELDSRIAIGGMGEVWEATDHVIGRTVAIKILKDEYMGDPGFLERFRAEARHAALVNHEGIASVFDYGEENGSAFLVMELVPGEALSTILERETSLSTDKTLDIVAQTAAALQAAHAAGLVHRDIKPGNLLITPDGRVKITDFGIARIADQVPLTATGQVMGTVQYLSPEQASGHPASPATDIYSLGIVAYECLAGKRPFTGESQVAIAMAQINDAPPPLPATVAQPVQNFVMSMIAKKPEDRPASTAIVARAATALRRGDIAAAIAAVPAIGTGVDAATQLLTTGGDTSATTRLLPEAALLPGQPAGADEKQKKKRSPWTWPLIALIALLIIVLAGTLFAIFGNRGGDDAASKSPSAPVSSPASPTPTDTVTPVNIDALSLVGMKCDAAAALLDDNDLQANIVDGSAASSKDEQGTVQSVDPRGNATPPATITLTCYTAPTTITTPPGAASITGSGDNGQVVEGGTATVTIPDFTCPSGTGNLTGYSFTATNGQFVNGSNSGSTSTLSTGTSPGDISLTITGAGGDDLKIVYTATCSGTSGELTSPKSTKTVTIAAAPAPEQTTTPPADGEGQGLGDSGDDGSGDAAG; encoded by the coding sequence ATGAGACCGACGCAGGGTGTGACCTTCGGCGGCCGCTACGAGCTCGACTCGCGGATCGCGATCGGCGGCATGGGCGAGGTGTGGGAGGCCACCGACCACGTCATCGGCCGCACCGTCGCCATCAAGATCCTCAAAGACGAGTACATGGGCGATCCCGGCTTCCTCGAGCGCTTCCGCGCGGAGGCCCGCCACGCCGCCCTCGTCAACCACGAGGGCATAGCGAGCGTCTTCGACTACGGCGAGGAGAACGGCTCGGCCTTCCTCGTCATGGAGCTCGTGCCCGGCGAGGCGCTCTCGACCATTCTCGAGCGCGAGACCTCGTTGTCGACCGACAAGACGCTCGACATCGTCGCGCAGACCGCGGCCGCCCTGCAGGCCGCTCACGCCGCCGGACTCGTGCACCGCGACATCAAACCCGGAAACCTGCTGATCACGCCCGACGGCCGAGTGAAGATCACCGACTTCGGTATCGCGCGCATCGCCGACCAGGTGCCGCTGACCGCGACCGGTCAGGTCATGGGCACGGTGCAGTATCTCTCGCCCGAGCAGGCGTCCGGACACCCGGCATCGCCCGCCACCGACATCTACTCGCTGGGCATCGTCGCGTACGAGTGCCTGGCTGGCAAGCGTCCCTTCACGGGCGAGTCGCAGGTCGCCATCGCCATGGCACAGATCAACGACGCGCCGCCGCCGCTGCCGGCCACGGTCGCCCAGCCGGTGCAGAACTTCGTGATGTCGATGATCGCGAAGAAGCCGGAGGACCGCCCGGCTTCGACCGCCATCGTGGCACGTGCCGCGACCGCCCTGCGGCGCGGTGACATCGCGGCGGCCATCGCGGCCGTCCCCGCCATCGGGACAGGGGTGGATGCCGCGACCCAGCTGCTCACGACCGGCGGCGACACCTCGGCCACCACACGGCTGCTGCCCGAAGCCGCGCTGCTGCCCGGTCAGCCGGCCGGCGCCGATGAGAAGCAGAAGAAGAAGCGCAGCCCGTGGACCTGGCCGTTGATCGCGCTCATCGCCCTGTTGATCATCGTGCTGGCCGGCACGCTCTTCGCCATCTTCGGCAACCGCGGCGGCGACGACGCGGCAAGCAAGAGCCCGTCGGCTCCGGTATCGAGCCCGGCGAGCCCGACGCCGACCGACACCGTGACACCGGTCAACATCGATGCGCTGAGCCTCGTCGGCATGAAGTGCGATGCCGCCGCCGCCCTCCTCGACGACAACGATCTCCAGGCGAACATCGTCGATGGATCCGCGGCCTCGTCGAAGGACGAGCAGGGCACCGTGCAGTCGGTCGACCCGCGTGGCAACGCGACGCCGCCGGCCACCATCACCCTCACCTGCTACACCGCGCCCACCACCATCACCACGCCGCCGGGAGCCGCCTCCATCACCGGCAGCGGAGACAACGGCCAGGTCGTCGAGGGCGGCACCGCGACGGTCACCATCCCCGACTTCACCTGCCCCTCGGGCACCGGCAACCTCACCGGCTACTCGTTCACGGCGACCAACGGTCAGTTCGTCAACGGCTCGAACTCGGGCAGCACGTCCACACTGTCGACGGGCACGAGCCCCGGTGACATCTCGCTGACGATCACCGGCGCGGGTGGAGACGACCTCAAGATCGTGTACACGGCGACCTGCTCGGGCACGAGCGGTGAGCTCACCTCGCCCAAGTCGACGAAGACCGTCACCATCGCTGCGGCTCCCGCCCCCGAACAGACGACCACGCCGCCCGCCGACGGTGAAGGTCAGGGCTTGGGAGACAGCGGCGACGACGGTTCCGGAGACGCCGCCGGCTGA
- a CDS encoding peptidoglycan D,D-transpeptidase FtsI family protein produces the protein MTKELRRLSIIVLIMFLALFGSTSVIQVVQADNLAQNAANKRTLYDSFEVQRGSIIASGSAIARSVKSNDIYSWQRKYTDPDMWAPVTGYINPVLQSSTGIEQAMNQELSGTGSSQFLARIERIVSGQPPRGSNVVLSLDADVQKAAYDALGDLQGAVIAIEPKTGRILAMVTSPSFDTNKLASHDSDAVNTFYDSLVKDASNPLYNRAIGGNLNPPGSTFKLVTASAALASGDFTPDSKLPNLARYTLPGTSTQIRNDTGGTCGSGKEVTIATALRLSCNIPMAELAVKVGDDAIRAEAEKYGFNSSFTMPLTSTPSVYPKDLTPDRTALSGFGQGDVRATPLQMAMVTAGIANGGIVMNPRMVDEVVGPDLKVQKTFDDTQFGRALDEDLDKEMADMMVANVSEGIATNARIDGVEVGGKTGTAQNGDDEPFTLWFTGFAPADDPQVAVAVVVENGGGQGQSGSGNTIAAPIAKKVMEAVLGK, from the coding sequence ATGACCAAAGAACTCAGGCGCCTCTCGATCATCGTCCTGATCATGTTCCTCGCCCTGTTCGGGTCGACGAGCGTGATCCAGGTCGTGCAGGCCGACAACCTCGCCCAGAACGCCGCGAACAAGCGCACGCTCTACGACTCGTTCGAGGTGCAGCGCGGATCGATCATCGCCAGCGGCTCGGCCATCGCACGATCGGTGAAGTCGAACGACATCTACAGCTGGCAGCGCAAGTACACCGATCCCGACATGTGGGCACCGGTGACCGGCTACATCAACCCGGTGCTGCAGTCATCGACCGGCATCGAGCAGGCGATGAACCAGGAGCTCTCGGGCACCGGCAGCTCGCAGTTCCTCGCACGGATCGAACGGATCGTCAGCGGCCAGCCGCCGCGCGGGTCAAACGTCGTGCTCTCGCTCGATGCCGACGTGCAGAAGGCGGCCTATGACGCGCTGGGCGACCTGCAGGGGGCGGTCATCGCGATCGAACCGAAGACGGGGCGCATCCTCGCAATGGTCACGAGCCCGAGCTTCGACACGAACAAGCTGGCCTCACACGACTCCGATGCCGTCAACACGTTCTACGACTCGCTCGTCAAGGACGCGTCGAACCCGCTCTACAACCGCGCCATCGGCGGAAACCTCAACCCACCGGGATCGACGTTCAAGCTCGTCACGGCCTCGGCCGCCCTCGCTTCGGGTGACTTCACGCCCGACTCGAAGCTCCCCAACCTCGCGCGCTACACGCTCCCGGGCACATCGACGCAGATCCGCAACGACACCGGCGGCACCTGCGGCTCGGGCAAGGAGGTCACGATCGCGACGGCGCTGCGACTGAGCTGCAACATCCCGATGGCCGAACTGGCCGTCAAGGTGGGAGACGACGCGATCCGCGCCGAGGCCGAGAAGTACGGCTTCAACTCGTCGTTCACCATGCCGCTGACCTCGACCCCGTCCGTGTACCCGAAAGACCTCACGCCCGACCGAACCGCCCTCAGCGGCTTCGGCCAGGGCGACGTGCGCGCGACACCGCTGCAGATGGCCATGGTGACGGCCGGCATCGCCAACGGCGGCATCGTCATGAACCCGCGGATGGTCGACGAGGTCGTCGGGCCGGATCTGAAGGTGCAGAAGACGTTCGACGACACGCAGTTCGGCCGCGCGCTCGATGAGGATCTCGACAAAGAGATGGCCGACATGATGGTCGCCAATGTCAGCGAGGGCATCGCGACCAATGCAAGAATTGACGGGGTCGAGGTCGGAGGCAAGACCGGTACCGCGCAGAACGGCGATGACGAGCCGTTCACGCTGTGGTTCACCGGTTTCGCGCCCGCAGACGACCCTCAGGTTGCGGTGGCCGTCGTCGTGGAGAATGGCGGAGGTCAAGGGCAGTCGGGCAGCGGGAATACGATCGCGGCGCCCATCGCGAAAAAGGTCATGGAGGCGGTGCTGGGTAAATGA
- a CDS encoding FtsW/RodA/SpoVE family cell cycle protein, with product MRTPPGGITPVRPTTEPAAVDDGHTDTAVVRALRKIRVPQKQRNRELALLVFAFIINGAAVVLVQLGAAGEVDPKFLIYLGVLTALALALHITLRIVARDADPFVVPIATVLTGLGLAMIYRLDVHWGRHGWAAYSNRQLAWAGIALVGAILVVILLRNYRVLFRYTYLFGLAGIVLLILPIIPGLGTDANADVWVSLGFFSFQPGELAKICLAIFFAGYLVRTRDSLTSTGKKFLGFTWPRPRELGPLLVIWLISLGIIVMQRDLGTGLLIFGMFVAMLYVATGKTSWVLMGVILAAAGAFAASRVLPYVHGRFENWLDAFNPKLMDGNSYQLVTGIFGMSKGGLIGTGLGQGRPWLTPVAESDYIFPSLGEELGLIGLFAILCLYMVFTSRGLRIGLNGQDDFGKLLAVGVSFTVALQVVIMVGGVTRLIPLTGLATPFLAAGGSSLVANWIIVAILLRISDAVRSRPRVVIG from the coding sequence ATGCGCACGCCCCCCGGTGGAATCACTCCTGTCCGGCCCACCACCGAGCCGGCAGCCGTCGACGACGGCCACACCGACACCGCCGTGGTGCGTGCGCTGCGAAAGATCCGCGTGCCGCAGAAGCAACGCAACCGCGAGCTCGCGCTGCTGGTCTTCGCGTTCATCATCAACGGCGCTGCCGTCGTGCTCGTGCAGCTGGGCGCCGCCGGCGAGGTCGACCCGAAGTTCCTCATCTACCTCGGTGTGCTCACGGCCCTCGCGCTCGCACTGCACATCACCCTGCGCATCGTCGCCCGCGACGCCGACCCGTTCGTCGTGCCCATCGCGACGGTACTGACCGGGCTCGGCCTGGCCATGATCTATCGTCTCGACGTGCACTGGGGCCGGCACGGGTGGGCCGCGTACTCGAACCGTCAGCTCGCCTGGGCAGGCATCGCCCTGGTCGGGGCGATCCTCGTGGTGATCCTGCTGCGCAACTACCGCGTGCTCTTCCGATACACGTACCTCTTCGGCCTGGCGGGCATCGTGCTGCTGATCCTGCCGATCATCCCCGGATTGGGGACGGATGCCAATGCCGACGTCTGGGTGTCGCTCGGGTTCTTCTCCTTCCAGCCGGGCGAGCTGGCCAAGATCTGCCTGGCGATCTTCTTCGCCGGCTACCTGGTGCGCACGCGCGACAGTCTGACCTCGACCGGCAAGAAGTTCCTCGGCTTCACCTGGCCGCGCCCCCGCGAGCTCGGCCCGCTGCTGGTGATCTGGCTCATCTCGCTCGGCATCATCGTCATGCAGCGCGACCTGGGCACCGGGTTGCTGATCTTCGGCATGTTCGTGGCGATGCTGTACGTGGCCACCGGCAAGACCAGCTGGGTGCTGATGGGTGTGATCCTGGCCGCGGCCGGTGCCTTCGCGGCATCCCGCGTTCTTCCCTACGTGCACGGGCGCTTCGAGAACTGGCTCGACGCCTTCAACCCCAAGCTGATGGACGGCAACAGCTATCAGCTCGTCACGGGCATCTTCGGGATGTCCAAGGGCGGGCTCATCGGCACTGGTCTCGGCCAGGGCCGGCCCTGGCTGACGCCCGTCGCCGAGAGCGACTACATCTTCCCGAGTCTGGGCGAAGAGCTGGGCCTCATCGGCCTGTTCGCGATCCTGTGCCTGTACATGGTGTTCACCAGCCGCGGGCTGCGCATCGGCCTGAACGGCCAGGACGACTTCGGTAAGCTGCTCGCCGTCGGCGTCTCGTTCACGGTCGCGCTGCAGGTCGTGATCATGGTCGGCGGCGTCACGCGGCTGATCCCTCTGACCGGACTTGCGACCCCGTTCCTGGCGGCGGGCGGATCGTCGCTTGTGGCGAACTGGATCATCGTGGCGATCCTGCTGCGGATCTCGGATGCCGTCAGATCACGGCCCCGGGTGGTGATCGGCTGA